The following proteins come from a genomic window of Kitasatospora sp. NBC_01246:
- the topA gene encoding type I DNA topoisomerase: MSPSSETAHGQRLVIVESPAKAKTIKGYLGPGYIVEASVGHIRDLPSTAAEVPDKYTGEVRRLGVDVDHDFAPIYVVNADKKSQVSKLKSLLAESDELFLATDEDREGEAIAWHLQQVLKPKVPVHRMVFHEITKTAIQEAVANPRELNQRLVDAQETRRILDRLYGFEVSPVLWKKVMPKLSAGRVQSVATRLVVERERERIAFRSASYWDLVATFGTGRTPADAANPETFGARLSAVDGKRIASGRDFGSDGRLKAGSVNTLHLDEQAARALAAALEQTSFGVRSVESKPYRRSPYAPFRTTTLQQEASRKLGFGAKRTMQVAQKLYENGFITYMRTDSTTLSETAISAARAQVTQLYGADYLPDAPRTYASKVKNAQEAHEAVRPSGDRFRTPAETGLSGDDFRLYELIWMRTVASQMKDAVGQSVTVKVGGRSADGRDAEFSASGKIITFHGFLKAYVEGADDPNAELDDRERRLPQVTEGDPLSAEQLTPEGHATKPPARYTEASLVKELEDREIGRPSTYASIIDTIIGRRYVFKKGTALVPSFLSFAVVNLLEKHFGRLVDYDFTARMEDDLDRIAAGEAQSVPWLKRFYFGEGEGHATGGAAEAGNGDGDHLGGLKELVTDLGAIDAREISSFRISDDLTLRVGRYGPYVERASTVEGEPGRRADIPDELPPDELTVELAEELLAKPSGDFELGQDPVSGNQLVAKDGRYGPYVTEILPEGTPKTGKNAVKPRTASLLQSMSLDTVTLDDALKLLSLPRVVGLDQEGVEITAQNGRYGPYLKRGTDSRSLTSEEQMFTVTLEEALAIYAQPKQRGRAAAAPPLKELGTDPVSERPVVVKDGRFGPYVTDGETNATLRKDDEVETITPERGYELLAEKRARGPVKKTAKKAPAKKAAAKKTAAKKTTTTKTAAAKTTAKKTTTKAAAKKTATKKAAASKTAAVDEG; this comes from the coding sequence GTGTCCCCGAGCAGCGAGACCGCGCACGGACAGCGACTCGTCATTGTCGAGTCGCCGGCCAAGGCGAAGACGATCAAGGGCTACCTTGGCCCCGGCTACATCGTCGAGGCGAGCGTCGGGCACATCCGGGACCTGCCCAGCACAGCGGCCGAGGTCCCGGACAAGTACACCGGCGAGGTGCGCCGCCTCGGCGTCGATGTCGACCACGACTTCGCGCCCATCTACGTGGTGAACGCGGACAAGAAGTCCCAGGTCAGCAAGTTGAAGTCGCTGCTGGCCGAGTCCGACGAACTCTTCCTCGCCACTGATGAGGACCGCGAGGGCGAGGCCATCGCGTGGCACCTCCAGCAGGTCCTGAAGCCCAAGGTGCCGGTGCACCGGATGGTGTTCCACGAGATCACCAAGACCGCGATCCAGGAGGCGGTGGCCAACCCGCGCGAGCTGAACCAGCGCCTGGTCGACGCCCAGGAGACCCGCCGCATCCTCGACCGCCTCTACGGCTTCGAGGTCTCGCCGGTGCTCTGGAAGAAGGTCATGCCGAAGCTGTCGGCCGGCCGCGTCCAGTCCGTCGCGACCCGCCTGGTGGTCGAGCGGGAGCGCGAGCGGATCGCCTTCCGCAGCGCCTCCTACTGGGACCTGGTCGCCACCTTCGGCACCGGCCGCACCCCGGCCGACGCCGCCAACCCGGAGACCTTCGGCGCCCGGCTCTCGGCCGTCGACGGCAAGCGGATCGCCAGCGGCCGCGACTTCGGTTCGGACGGCCGGCTGAAGGCCGGCAGCGTCAACACCCTGCACCTGGACGAGCAGGCCGCCCGCGCGCTGGCCGCCGCCCTGGAGCAGACCTCGTTCGGTGTCCGCAGCGTCGAGTCCAAGCCGTACCGCCGCTCGCCGTACGCGCCGTTCCGCACCACCACGCTCCAGCAGGAGGCCAGCCGCAAGCTGGGCTTCGGTGCCAAGCGGACCATGCAGGTGGCCCAGAAGCTGTACGAGAACGGCTTCATCACCTATATGCGTACCGACTCCACCACGCTGTCGGAGACCGCGATCTCGGCCGCCCGGGCGCAGGTCACCCAGCTCTACGGGGCCGACTACCTGCCGGACGCGCCGCGCACGTACGCCAGCAAGGTCAAGAACGCCCAGGAGGCGCACGAGGCCGTCCGCCCCTCCGGCGACCGCTTCCGCACCCCGGCCGAGACCGGCCTGAGCGGCGACGACTTCCGGCTCTACGAGCTGATCTGGATGCGCACCGTCGCCTCCCAGATGAAGGACGCGGTCGGTCAGTCGGTGACCGTGAAGGTCGGCGGCCGTTCCGCGGACGGCCGGGACGCCGAGTTCTCCGCCTCGGGCAAGATCATCACCTTCCACGGCTTCCTCAAGGCCTACGTCGAGGGCGCCGACGACCCGAACGCCGAGCTGGACGACCGCGAGCGCCGGCTGCCGCAGGTGACCGAGGGCGACCCGCTGTCCGCCGAGCAGCTCACCCCGGAGGGCCACGCCACCAAGCCGCCGGCCCGCTACACCGAGGCCTCGCTGGTCAAGGAGCTGGAGGACCGGGAGATCGGCCGCCCGTCCACCTACGCCTCGATCATCGACACCATCATCGGGCGCCGCTACGTCTTCAAGAAGGGGACGGCACTGGTGCCGTCGTTCCTCTCCTTCGCCGTGGTCAACCTGCTGGAGAAGCACTTCGGCCGGCTGGTCGACTACGACTTCACCGCGCGGATGGAGGACGACCTCGACCGCATCGCCGCGGGCGAGGCGCAGTCCGTGCCGTGGCTGAAGCGCTTCTACTTCGGTGAGGGCGAGGGCCACGCCACCGGCGGCGCCGCCGAGGCCGGCAACGGCGACGGCGACCACCTGGGCGGTCTGAAGGAACTGGTCACCGACCTCGGCGCGATCGACGCCCGGGAGATCAGCTCGTTCCGGATCAGCGACGACCTCACCCTGCGGGTCGGCCGTTACGGCCCGTACGTCGAGCGCGCCTCCACCGTGGAGGGCGAGCCCGGCCGGCGCGCCGACATCCCGGACGAGCTGCCGCCGGACGAGCTCACCGTCGAGCTGGCCGAGGAGCTGCTGGCCAAGCCCAGCGGCGACTTCGAGCTCGGCCAGGACCCGGTCAGCGGCAACCAGCTGGTCGCCAAGGACGGCCGGTACGGCCCCTACGTGACCGAGATCCTGCCCGAGGGCACGCCGAAGACCGGCAAGAACGCCGTGAAGCCGCGGACCGCGTCGCTGCTCCAGTCGATGTCGCTGGACACCGTCACGCTCGACGACGCGCTGAAGCTGCTGTCCCTGCCGCGCGTGGTCGGTCTCGACCAGGAGGGCGTGGAGATCACCGCGCAGAACGGCCGCTACGGGCCGTACCTCAAGCGCGGCACCGACTCCCGCTCGCTCACCAGCGAGGAGCAGATGTTCACGGTCACCCTGGAGGAGGCCCTGGCCATCTACGCCCAGCCCAAGCAGCGCGGCCGGGCCGCGGCCGCGCCGCCGCTCAAGGAGCTGGGCACCGACCCGGTCAGCGAGCGTCCGGTGGTGGTCAAGGACGGCCGGTTCGGCCCGTACGTCACCGACGGCGAGACCAACGCGACGCTGCGCAAGGACGACGAGGTCGAGACCATCACTCCCGAACGCGGCTACGAGCTGCTGGCGGAGAAGCGGGCCCGCGGGCCGGTGAAGAAGACGGCCAAGAAGGCCCCGGCGAAGAAGGCGGCGGCCAAGAAGACCGCCGCCAAGAAGACCACCACCACCAAGACGGCCGCGGCCAAGACCACGGCCAAGAAGACGACGACCAAGGCCGCCGCGAAGAAGACGGCGACCAAGAAGGCCGCCGCGAGCAAGACCGCCGCCGTCGACGAGGGCTGA
- a CDS encoding DUF3592 domain-containing protein — translation MDTTTATAGGAVLALFGGALLLWCASEVRLRHLVRRRGVPAVATVVAEADAHGELDSAPLLSFSAPAVTGAAGPGRCAELVITRPRGHTPLRRPARFAPGASVRISYDPRRPSRAVLAAAETGRAAVADLLWTSLGTGCVAAGAALIAAGLAG, via the coding sequence GTGGACACGACGACGGCCACGGCGGGCGGCGCGGTGCTCGCGCTCTTCGGCGGCGCACTGCTGCTCTGGTGCGCGTCCGAAGTGCGCCTTCGCCACCTGGTGCGACGCCGTGGCGTGCCGGCGGTGGCCACGGTGGTCGCCGAGGCCGACGCCCACGGTGAGCTGGACAGCGCACCGCTGCTCTCCTTCTCCGCGCCGGCCGTGACGGGCGCCGCCGGCCCGGGACGATGCGCCGAGCTGGTGATCACCCGCCCGCGCGGCCACACCCCGCTGCGCCGGCCGGCCCGCTTCGCGCCCGGCGCGTCCGTCCGTATCTCCTACGATCCTCGGCGGCCGAGCCGCGCGGTCCTGGCGGCGGCGGAAACCGGCCGGGCGGCGGTGGCCGATCTGCTCTGGACCTCGCTCGGCACCGGCTGCGTGGCCGCGGGGGCGGCACTGATCGCCGCCGGCCTCGCGGGCTGA
- a CDS encoding DUF7059 domain-containing protein, which translates to MISSPVLDPTRLPKFREALLAAAYTADGCLDLLGPTGYAALARSEAVPALRATRGGSPLETLVRLFLLQQPVPYQAAAAALPVEDCLTDGWLRADGDQVRATVDVRPYANEVSGLPSSDAWVVSDLGCAVGGAGGIGSGETAHGVARKDLVLGVGGASTTLANITVRRPVRAALDLGSGSGVQALHAARHAQRVTATDLNPRALRFTELTLALSGFDNTDAAAGSLFEPVGERKFDLIVSNPPFVISPTGRFTYRDGGMAGDDLCRSLVRSAAAHLEPGGYCQLLANWQHVKGEDWHDRLAGWVAGTGLDAWVVQREVQDVAQYAELWLRDGGDHRGAGGDYQARYGEWLDAFEAGRVEGIGFGWITLRASGAERPTVRVEEWPHPVEQPLGPHIEEWFDRQDYLRTHDDAGLLAARYVLADEVVQEQVGAPGAEDPEHVILRHNRGMRRATKVDTVGAGFAGVCDGTLSAGEIVDAIAQLLGEDRVVLRDRVPESLRLLTEQGFIRPVE; encoded by the coding sequence GTGATCAGTAGCCCCGTTCTCGACCCGACCCGCCTCCCCAAGTTCCGTGAGGCGCTGCTCGCCGCCGCGTACACCGCCGACGGCTGCCTCGACCTGCTCGGGCCCACCGGCTACGCGGCGCTGGCGCGCAGCGAGGCCGTCCCGGCGCTGCGCGCCACCCGTGGCGGCAGCCCGCTGGAGACGCTGGTGCGGCTGTTCCTGCTGCAGCAGCCCGTGCCGTACCAGGCGGCCGCCGCCGCGCTGCCGGTCGAGGACTGTCTGACCGACGGCTGGCTGCGCGCGGACGGGGACCAGGTGCGCGCCACCGTGGACGTCCGCCCGTATGCCAACGAGGTCTCCGGTCTGCCCAGTTCGGACGCCTGGGTGGTCTCCGACCTGGGCTGCGCGGTCGGCGGCGCGGGCGGGATCGGCTCCGGCGAGACCGCGCACGGCGTGGCCCGCAAGGACCTGGTGCTCGGGGTGGGGGGCGCCTCCACGACGCTGGCCAACATCACGGTGCGCCGCCCGGTCCGGGCCGCCCTGGACCTCGGCTCGGGCTCCGGGGTGCAGGCCCTGCACGCCGCCCGGCACGCGCAGCGGGTCACCGCCACCGACCTCAATCCGCGGGCGCTGAGGTTCACCGAGCTGACGCTCGCGCTCTCCGGCTTCGACAACACCGACGCCGCCGCCGGCAGCCTCTTCGAGCCGGTCGGGGAGCGGAAGTTCGACCTGATCGTCTCCAACCCGCCGTTCGTGATCTCGCCCACCGGCCGCTTCACCTACCGCGACGGCGGCATGGCCGGCGACGACCTCTGCCGCAGCCTGGTCCGCTCCGCCGCCGCGCACCTGGAGCCGGGCGGCTACTGCCAGTTGCTCGCGAACTGGCAGCACGTCAAGGGCGAGGACTGGCATGACCGGCTGGCCGGCTGGGTGGCGGGCACCGGCCTGGACGCCTGGGTCGTCCAGCGGGAGGTCCAGGACGTCGCCCAGTACGCCGAGTTGTGGCTGCGCGACGGCGGTGACCACCGCGGCGCCGGCGGTGACTACCAGGCCCGGTACGGCGAGTGGCTGGATGCCTTCGAGGCGGGCCGGGTCGAGGGCATCGGCTTCGGCTGGATCACGCTGCGGGCGAGCGGCGCCGAGCGGCCGACCGTCCGGGTGGAGGAGTGGCCGCACCCGGTCGAGCAGCCGCTCGGCCCGCACATCGAGGAGTGGTTCGACCGGCAGGACTACCTGCGCACGCATGACGACGCGGGGCTGCTCGCGGCCCGGTACGTGCTGGCCGACGAGGTGGTCCAGGAGCAGGTCGGCGCACCCGGGGCGGAGGACCCGGAGCACGTGATCCTGCGCCACAACCGCGGCATGCGGCGGGCCACCAAGGTGGACACGGTGGGAGCCGGGTTCGCCGGGGTCTGCGACGGGACGCTGTCGGCCGGCGAGATCGTGGACGCCATCGCGCAGCTGCTCGGCGAGGACCGGGTGGTCCTGCGGGACCGGGTGCCGGAGTCGTTGCGGCTCCTCACCGAGCAGGGGTTCATCCGACCGGTCGAGTAA
- a CDS encoding ATP-binding protein — MATVELRFSALPEHVRTARLVAAAVARRAGVDESVLDEVRLAVGEACSRAVGLHQRGGITGAVRVALTDQEKRFLIEVEDEAGPATVPAPGAAEGDPDEDTLGLAVITGLVEELEVTSGASGGLIRMSWPVSVDAMAL; from the coding sequence ATGGCAACCGTCGAACTTCGATTCAGCGCGCTTCCCGAGCATGTCCGTACGGCCCGGCTGGTCGCCGCGGCTGTGGCAAGACGAGCCGGGGTCGACGAGTCGGTGCTCGACGAGGTCCGGCTCGCCGTGGGCGAGGCGTGCTCCCGTGCGGTCGGCCTGCACCAGCGCGGTGGCATCACCGGTGCGGTCAGGGTCGCTCTCACGGACCAGGAGAAGCGTTTCCTCATCGAGGTCGAGGACGAGGCGGGCCCCGCCACCGTGCCGGCCCCGGGTGCTGCCGAAGGCGATCCGGACGAGGACACCCTGGGTCTCGCCGTGATCACCGGACTGGTGGAGGAGCTGGAGGTCACCAGCGGAGCGAGCGGTGGCCTGATCCGGATGAGCTGGCCGGTCTCGGTCGACGCGATGGCACTCTGA
- the bldG gene encoding anti-sigma factor antagonist BldG has product MDLSLSTRTVGDRTVVEVGGEIDVYTAPKLREQLVELVNDGNYHLVVDMEGVDFLDSTGLGVLVGGLKRVRAHEGSLRLVCNQERILKIFRITGLTKVFPIHTSVDDAVNSTD; this is encoded by the coding sequence GTGGACCTGTCCCTGTCGACCCGTACAGTCGGCGATCGCACGGTCGTCGAGGTTGGCGGCGAGATCGATGTGTACACCGCCCCGAAGCTGCGTGAGCAGTTGGTCGAGCTCGTCAACGACGGCAACTACCACCTCGTCGTCGACATGGAGGGCGTGGACTTCCTCGACTCGACCGGTCTGGGTGTGCTGGTGGGCGGTCTGAAGCGAGTGCGGGCCCATGAGGGCTCGCTGCGCCTGGTGTGCAACCAGGAGCGCATTCTGAAGATCTTCCGTATCACCGGCCTGACCAAGGTCTTCCCGATCCACACCTCGGTGGACGACGCGGTCAACTCGACCGACTGA
- a CDS encoding DEAD/DEAH box helicase — MPPRHSLPEALLTTLSTTRGRSDRLTHTEHLPARPARYSPWPDSIRPEIVASARELGVERPWAHQAEAMNLAKSGHTVVIATGTASGKSLGYLAPVLSDLLDGTEARNGRGATALYLAPTKALAADQRRRAAELAPPRVRPALYDGDTPPEEREWVRQYASYVLTNPDMLHRGILPAHARWSSFLKTLRYVVVDECHSYRGVFGSHVAQVLRRLRRICARYGSSPTFLLASATTADPGATARLLTGLPAEAVTEDASPRGPMVFGLWEPPLTENVGEHGAPVRRTATAEAAHLLTDLVERQTRTVVFVRSRRAAELVALQAQDQLGRPLADRVAAYRGGYLADERRALERDLQSGRLLGVASTSALELGVDISGLDAVLMAGYPGTRASLWQQAGRAGREAQGALAVLIARDDPLDTYLVHHPEALFATPVEATVLDPDNPHVLAPHLCAAAAELPLTDSDLDLFGPSAGPLLPVLERRGLLRRRGGGWYWTRRERAADAVDLRGSGGSPVQIVEAPTGRLLGTVDASAAHTTVHTGAVHIHRGRSYLVRDFDLDSSVALVEPADPPYTTAARDITSISVLSTDTSLAWGEGRLSFGSVEVVNQVVGYLRKRISTGEIMGETKLDLPPRTLRTRAVWWSVTEDQLLDADIPLDQLPGAAHAAEHASIGLLPLFATCDRWDIGGVSVPLHPDTELPTVFVYDGHAGGAGFAERGFQRAVQWLTATREAIAACECERGCPSCVQSPKCGNGNEPLDKAAAVRLLDILLAGAPVADGAGAPSGDGDGDGDRDGDGGRTPHEPQGDGGPEAGAGAAEPSAGGS, encoded by the coding sequence ATGCCGCCCCGTCACAGCCTGCCCGAGGCACTGCTCACGACCCTGTCCACCACCCGGGGGCGGTCGGACCGGCTCACCCATACGGAGCACCTTCCCGCCCGACCAGCACGTTATTCACCCTGGCCCGACTCGATCCGACCCGAGATCGTCGCCTCCGCCCGGGAGCTGGGCGTGGAACGTCCTTGGGCCCATCAGGCAGAAGCGATGAACCTGGCCAAAAGCGGCCATACTGTGGTGATCGCCACAGGAACCGCCTCGGGCAAGTCACTCGGCTATCTGGCGCCGGTGCTCAGCGACCTGCTGGACGGGACCGAGGCCCGCAACGGCCGTGGCGCCACCGCGCTCTACCTGGCCCCGACGAAGGCGCTCGCCGCCGACCAGCGGCGACGGGCCGCCGAACTCGCCCCGCCCAGGGTCCGGCCCGCCCTCTACGACGGCGACACCCCGCCCGAGGAACGCGAGTGGGTCCGCCAGTACGCCTCCTACGTGCTCACCAATCCCGACATGCTGCACCGCGGCATCCTGCCCGCGCACGCGCGCTGGTCCTCCTTCCTCAAGACGCTGCGCTACGTGGTGGTCGACGAGTGCCACAGCTACCGGGGCGTGTTCGGCTCGCACGTCGCCCAGGTGCTGCGCCGACTGCGCCGGATCTGTGCCCGGTACGGCTCCTCCCCGACCTTCCTGCTCGCCTCGGCCACCACCGCCGACCCGGGCGCCACCGCCCGGCTGCTCACCGGGCTGCCCGCCGAAGCCGTCACCGAGGACGCCTCGCCGCGCGGTCCGATGGTGTTCGGGCTCTGGGAACCGCCGCTCACCGAGAACGTCGGCGAGCACGGGGCCCCGGTCCGCAGGACGGCCACCGCCGAGGCCGCCCACCTGCTGACCGACCTCGTCGAACGGCAGACCCGCACCGTCGTGTTCGTCCGCTCCCGCCGGGCGGCCGAACTCGTCGCGCTCCAGGCCCAGGACCAGCTCGGCCGACCGCTCGCCGACCGGGTCGCCGCCTACCGCGGCGGCTACCTCGCCGACGAGCGCCGGGCCCTCGAACGCGATCTGCAGTCCGGCCGGCTGCTCGGCGTCGCCTCCACCTCCGCTCTCGAACTGGGCGTCGACATCTCGGGTCTGGACGCCGTCCTGATGGCCGGGTACCCCGGCACCCGGGCCTCGCTCTGGCAGCAGGCCGGGCGGGCCGGACGCGAGGCCCAGGGCGCCCTGGCCGTCCTGATCGCCCGCGACGACCCGCTGGACACCTACCTGGTGCACCACCCGGAGGCGCTCTTCGCCACGCCCGTCGAAGCCACCGTGCTCGACCCCGACAATCCGCACGTCCTCGCCCCGCACCTGTGCGCGGCGGCCGCCGAACTCCCACTCACGGACAGCGACCTGGACCTGTTCGGCCCCTCCGCGGGCCCGCTGCTGCCCGTCCTGGAGCGGCGCGGGCTGCTCCGCCGCCGCGGTGGCGGTTGGTACTGGACCCGCCGCGAACGCGCCGCCGACGCCGTCGACCTGCGTGGCAGCGGTGGCAGCCCGGTGCAGATCGTCGAGGCCCCGACCGGCCGGCTGCTGGGCACCGTGGACGCCTCCGCCGCCCACACCACCGTCCACACCGGGGCCGTCCACATCCACCGGGGACGCAGCTACCTCGTCCGGGACTTCGACCTGGACAGCTCCGTCGCCCTGGTCGAGCCGGCCGACCCGCCGTACACGACGGCCGCCCGGGACATCACCTCCATCTCGGTGCTCTCCACCGACACCTCCCTCGCCTGGGGCGAGGGCCGGCTCAGCTTCGGTTCGGTGGAGGTCGTCAACCAGGTGGTCGGCTACCTCCGCAAACGGATCTCCACCGGGGAGATCATGGGCGAGACCAAACTCGACCTGCCGCCCCGGACCCTGCGGACCCGGGCGGTCTGGTGGTCCGTCACCGAGGACCAGCTGCTCGACGCGGACATCCCGCTCGACCAGTTGCCCGGGGCCGCCCACGCCGCCGAACACGCCTCCATCGGCCTGCTGCCGCTCTTCGCCACCTGCGACCGCTGGGACATCGGCGGTGTCTCGGTGCCGCTGCACCCCGACACCGAGCTGCCGACGGTCTTCGTCTACGACGGCCACGCGGGCGGGGCCGGGTTCGCCGAACGCGGCTTCCAGCGCGCCGTCCAGTGGCTGACGGCCACCCGGGAGGCGATCGCCGCCTGCGAGTGCGAACGCGGCTGCCCGTCCTGCGTGCAGTCGCCCAAGTGCGGCAACGGCAACGAACCGCTGGACAAGGCGGCCGCCGTCCGACTGCTGGACATCCTGCTCGCCGGAGCACCGGTGGCCGACGGGGCCGGGGCCCCAAGCGGGGACGGAGACGGGGACGGGGACCGAGACGGGGACGGGGGCCGGACGCCTCACGAGCCTCAGGGCGACGGCGGCCCGGAGGCCGGGGCCGGGGCGGCCGAGCCGTCCGCCGGGGGCTCATGA
- a CDS encoding Rv3654c family TadE-like protein — translation MALLTPGAAVMGRVARARGARAAVGRPTDGGSATVWLVAFAVLGCTTFAAVLSVGAVVGARHRAESAADLAALAAADRLLLDLDGGCARAAGIARAQAAALVSCTVDREADAVEVVAEVLIGRLPVDLPIGPARARSRAGPIRAAAAVTAAAADEGVGATAGGS, via the coding sequence ATGGCCCTCCTGACCCCTGGGGCGGCCGTGATGGGCAGGGTGGCCAGGGCCCGGGGCGCCCGTGCGGCGGTCGGGCGCCCGACCGACGGCGGATCCGCGACGGTCTGGCTGGTCGCGTTCGCGGTGCTCGGCTGCACGACGTTCGCCGCGGTCCTCTCGGTCGGCGCGGTGGTGGGCGCCCGCCACCGCGCCGAGTCCGCCGCCGACCTGGCGGCCCTCGCGGCGGCCGACCGGCTGCTGCTGGACCTGGACGGCGGGTGCGCCCGGGCCGCCGGGATCGCACGGGCACAGGCGGCCGCCCTGGTGTCCTGCACGGTGGACCGGGAGGCGGACGCCGTCGAGGTGGTGGCGGAGGTGTTGATCGGCCGCCTTCCGGTGGATCTGCCGATCGGGCCGGCGCGGGCCCGTTCCCGAGCCGGGCCGATCCGTGCCGCGGCTGCTGTTACGGCTGCTGCCGCGGACGAGGGCGTCGGTGCGACGGCAGGCGGCTCATGA
- a CDS encoding TadE family type IV pilus minor pilin → MTRLRRRDAGFVTAETAVAMPALVLLAVMLIWGVLAAAAQIRCVDAARVGARAAARGEVDAAAIAQAAAPPGAAVRVAVEADTVRVTVDAPSAAPGRLAGLLSVRLGAAAVAAREDTLTGGGGAGPWPS, encoded by the coding sequence GTGACCCGGCTCCGTCGCCGGGACGCGGGCTTCGTCACCGCCGAGACGGCGGTGGCGATGCCGGCCCTGGTCCTGCTCGCCGTGATGCTGATCTGGGGAGTGCTCGCGGCGGCCGCGCAGATCCGCTGCGTCGACGCGGCGCGGGTGGGCGCCCGGGCGGCCGCACGTGGCGAGGTGGACGCTGCCGCGATCGCCCAGGCGGCGGCCCCGCCCGGGGCGGCTGTGCGGGTGGCCGTCGAGGCGGACACGGTTCGGGTCACGGTGGACGCGCCCTCGGCGGCCCCGGGCCGGCTCGCCGGCCTGCTCTCGGTACGGCTCGGCGCGGCCGCGGTGGCGGCGCGGGAGGACACCCTGACGGGCGGCGGGGGTGCGGGTCCATGGCCCTCCTGA
- a CDS encoding DUF4244 domain-containing protein yields the protein MTTAEYAVGTVAACALAAVLYKVVTSTAIVEALTEVITRALHAS from the coding sequence ATGACCACCGCCGAATACGCCGTGGGCACGGTCGCCGCGTGCGCGCTGGCCGCCGTCCTGTACAAGGTGGTGACCAGCACGGCCATCGTCGAAGCGCTGACCGAGGTCATCACCCGGGCGCTCCATGCGTCGTGA